The Mucilaginibacter yixingensis genome window below encodes:
- a CDS encoding PAS domain-containing protein → MKIDFNIALNAKAMLAYWDKDLICRFASKAYADWLGLDLAVVVNKMHVSQILGSSYERAANYFRTAQKHDVYITLCSTTSPCGRYAQAEIDFSPDEVNGAVIGFYARVTERTKIDDFLDEDNYLSKSLNIPPLNEHQLSEIVDTLKSCLLSEFPGISSIAKKHFISESKLKRDFKKQYNHSLFSFYRNLQMELADQYLKEKKYNKNQLALMFNFANPSNFSVCYQKYLKEKENEQLIADMNKKNEEQYKTFIEQAPLAIAMLDKHLSIMAVSQKWITDYELEETAVINKHIFEVLPETKTLFCEIYNRCLLGHSDKNEEALTEKKDGSPGWIRWDIRPWYLNTDEIGGIMIYTEDITKFKLKEEQNRHIAEILRKTSELSRIGTWTRNCRTNHIEWSDVLKDILEVPADFTPSTNGIMDFYREGASRELMEQSLQDAFEKGASFDIEVELISAKGNLKLVRIVGYPEFYNGKCENISGIFQDISYNNTINWPSAGINWAFKGR, encoded by the coding sequence ATGAAAATTGATTTTAATATCGCTTTAAATGCAAAAGCAATGTTGGCTTATTGGGACAAAGACCTAATATGCCGATTTGCAAGTAAAGCATATGCCGACTGGCTCGGCTTAGATTTGGCAGTGGTGGTTAACAAAATGCATGTTAGCCAGATCCTCGGGAGTTCTTATGAACGGGCAGCAAATTATTTTCGTACCGCTCAAAAACACGATGTCTATATCACCTTGTGTTCAACCACCTCGCCTTGCGGCAGGTATGCTCAAGCCGAAATTGATTTCTCTCCAGATGAAGTCAATGGTGCAGTGATAGGCTTTTATGCAAGAGTTACAGAAAGAACCAAAATAGACGACTTTTTAGATGAAGATAATTATCTCTCAAAATCGCTCAACATTCCACCATTAAATGAGCATCAGCTGAGCGAAATTGTAGACACATTAAAATCATGCCTGCTGAGCGAGTTTCCTGGAATAAGCTCAATAGCAAAAAAGCACTTTATTTCAGAATCAAAACTAAAGAGAGATTTCAAAAAACAGTATAACCATTCATTATTCTCGTTTTACCGCAATCTGCAAATGGAACTTGCAGATCAATATCTCAAAGAGAAAAAATACAACAAGAATCAGTTAGCCTTAATGTTCAATTTTGCTAACCCCTCTAATTTTTCTGTCTGCTACCAAAAGTATCTCAAAGAAAAAGAGAACGAGCAATTAATAGCAGACATGAACAAAAAGAATGAGGAACAATACAAAACATTTATTGAACAAGCTCCTCTGGCTATTGCCATGTTAGACAAGCATTTGTCAATCATGGCTGTATCGCAGAAATGGATAACTGATTATGAGCTGGAAGAGACAGCCGTAATAAACAAACACATCTTTGAAGTATTGCCAGAAACAAAAACATTGTTCTGCGAAATCTATAACAGATGCTTGCTGGGTCACAGCGACAAGAACGAGGAAGCCTTAACTGAAAAGAAAGATGGCTCTCCCGGCTGGATCCGTTGGGATATCAGACCCTGGTATCTAAACACCGACGAGATAGGCGGTATTATGATCTATACCGAAGATATTACCAAGTTTAAACTAAAAGAAGAGCAGAACCGCCATATAGCCGAGATTTTAAGAAAAACCAGCGAATTGTCCCGAATTGGTACCTGGACAAGAAATTGCAGAACCAACCATATAGAATGGAGCGACGTGCTCAAAGATATACTGGAAGTACCCGCTGATTTTACACCCAGCACAAACGGTATTATGGATTTTTACCGGGAGGGTGCAAGCAGAGAATTAATGGAACAATCGCTACAAGACGCGTTTGAAAAAGGCGCAAGTTTCGACATTGAAGTAGAACTGATTAGTGCAAAAGGCAACCTTAAATTGGTAAGGATTGTAGGCTATCCGGAGTTCTATAACGGAAAATGCGAAAACATTTCAGGAATATTTCAGGACATCAGCTATAACAATACAATTAATTGGCCTTCAGCAGGTATAAATTGGGCTTTTAAAGGTAGATAA